One window of the Prosthecobacter dejongeii genome contains the following:
- a CDS encoding adenylate/guanylate cyclase domain-containing protein, translating into MKLFSSFRAKLILTIFPVVAAVTTGALLLAEWKFSATYQHLFEEQFESQISAVTLAKDRRFHALSTVLERMAQKTELIAAMKEGDYAKAGRDLRPALESLAQERLQSEFTNIGRLTTQPHERKEDHKRPFREPSRSTNSGQSAPFITLINAEGQFVINSRTRSNTIPFPGQANETLQLRRNSDRIPWLSDRKFEEILKQQEVGYLLVEAGERRAEQVREVFITPVRDPQTQTFLGAFVFGLPLPAIADRILYEQTRRSDYGEIMGGIFIEGKLVSSTVPEDQKNVIEKALANALVHSSEDNQEILLSIGHSQHRLIYRILNPDSPFPKALQVNLYPLASLQREILDLRRSAISLAIITLLVAFVLVMLISRSLSGPIRTLVTATQEIERGNYDVRVPVTRDEVGLLAHAFNDMAAGLALQEKYRSILNAVADRTVAERLIENREALGGELRDVAMLFCDIRGFTALTERMPPHEVIDLLNEHMTLLTQVAYNHGGIVDKFVGDLIMVLFGAPITTGHDSQRAVDCAQAMLKARHHLNQKCRHPLEIGIGIATGNVVAGCMGSDQRLSYTVIGHRVNLASRLCSIAQAGEIVVDAETARSLSSTTPIAPLPVMQLKGISEPVEIFRIA; encoded by the coding sequence ATGAAACTCTTTTCCAGTTTTCGAGCGAAGCTCATCTTGACGATCTTTCCTGTCGTCGCCGCCGTGACCACGGGAGCTCTCCTGCTGGCCGAATGGAAATTCAGCGCCACCTATCAGCACCTCTTTGAGGAACAATTTGAGAGCCAAATCAGCGCAGTTACCCTCGCCAAAGATCGGCGTTTTCACGCCCTCTCAACAGTTCTGGAGCGCATGGCGCAAAAAACCGAACTGATCGCAGCGATGAAAGAAGGTGACTACGCCAAAGCAGGGAGAGACCTCCGCCCGGCCTTGGAATCCCTCGCCCAAGAACGACTCCAAAGTGAATTCACCAACATCGGCAGGCTCACCACACAGCCCCATGAACGCAAAGAAGATCACAAACGCCCGTTTCGAGAACCCTCGCGTTCTACGAATAGCGGCCAATCTGCGCCTTTCATTACCCTCATCAATGCCGAAGGCCAATTTGTCATCAATTCACGCACCCGTAGCAATACGATCCCCTTCCCAGGGCAAGCGAATGAAACCCTACAGCTCCGGCGCAACTCAGACCGAATACCCTGGCTCAGCGATCGCAAATTTGAAGAAATCCTTAAACAGCAAGAAGTCGGTTATTTACTGGTCGAAGCCGGCGAACGTCGCGCCGAACAAGTGCGCGAGGTTTTCATCACCCCAGTCAGAGATCCTCAGACCCAGACCTTTCTAGGTGCCTTCGTCTTCGGCCTGCCCCTCCCTGCCATCGCAGACCGCATCCTGTATGAACAAACGCGCCGCAGTGACTACGGCGAAATCATGGGGGGCATCTTCATCGAGGGAAAACTCGTCTCTTCCACAGTTCCTGAAGACCAAAAAAACGTCATCGAAAAAGCCCTCGCAAACGCCCTCGTGCATTCATCCGAAGACAATCAAGAGATCCTTCTCTCTATCGGTCATAGTCAGCATCGGCTCATTTACCGAATTCTCAACCCAGACAGTCCTTTTCCTAAAGCTCTTCAGGTCAATCTATATCCCCTCGCCTCACTCCAGAGAGAGATTCTGGATCTTCGCCGCAGCGCCATCAGCTTAGCCATCATCACCCTTCTCGTCGCTTTCGTGCTCGTCATGCTCATCTCTCGCAGTCTCTCAGGTCCCATCCGGACCCTCGTCACAGCCACTCAGGAGATTGAACGCGGCAATTACGACGTCCGAGTCCCCGTCACGCGAGATGAAGTCGGCCTCCTTGCCCATGCCTTCAATGACATGGCCGCAGGCTTGGCACTCCAAGAAAAGTATCGCAGCATTCTCAATGCCGTCGCAGATCGAACGGTGGCTGAACGCTTGATCGAAAATCGAGAAGCCTTGGGCGGAGAATTAAGAGATGTAGCGATGCTCTTTTGTGACATTCGAGGCTTTACCGCTCTGACTGAGAGAATGCCACCCCATGAAGTCATCGATCTTCTCAACGAGCACATGACTCTGCTCACTCAAGTCGCCTATAACCACGGGGGCATTGTGGATAAATTTGTGGGAGACCTCATCATGGTCCTCTTCGGCGCCCCCATCACCACGGGGCACGATTCTCAACGAGCCGTCGATTGCGCCCAAGCCATGCTCAAAGCACGTCACCACCTCAATCAAAAATGCCGTCACCCACTGGAAATCGGCATCGGCATCGCCACCGGCAATGTCGTCGCTGGCTGCATGGGCTCAGACCAACGCCTCAGCTACACCGTCATCGGACATCGGGTCAACTTAGCCTCGCGTCTTTGCAGCATCGCCCAAGCAGGTGAAATCGTCGTGGATGCAGAAACTGCCCGGAGTTTATCATCCACCACTCCCATCGCCCCCCTTCCCGTCATGCAACTCAAAGGAATTTCCGAGCCCGTGGAGATCTTCCGTATCGCTTGA
- a CDS encoding response regulator: MAELTSPELMTVKETAEYLRIPLPTVYYLVQRGQLPAVQIGGRWRIKRSLLDRDVLRKEDESGQPTVMVVDDDPALQALFKQFLKKAGFGRLVVGTGAEAISMAKKQRFDFVFLDLKLPDVPGDEVYSQLKEMYPDLPIVVITGYPDSEILSRILSHGPVTVIKKPIEYDQLNKAVKQLGHKGAEV, translated from the coding sequence ATGGCTGAATTAACCTCCCCTGAACTCATGACGGTCAAAGAGACTGCTGAGTATCTTCGCATTCCCCTGCCTACCGTTTATTATCTTGTTCAGCGTGGTCAGTTGCCTGCTGTCCAGATTGGTGGACGGTGGCGTATCAAACGCAGTCTTTTGGATCGTGACGTGCTGCGTAAAGAGGACGAGTCAGGTCAGCCCACCGTGATGGTTGTTGACGATGACCCTGCTTTGCAGGCTTTATTTAAGCAATTTTTAAAGAAAGCAGGCTTTGGACGTTTGGTCGTTGGCACGGGTGCTGAGGCTATCAGTATGGCCAAGAAGCAGCGCTTTGATTTTGTTTTCCTGGATTTGAAGCTTCCGGATGTCCCTGGAGATGAAGTCTATTCCCAGCTCAAGGAGATGTATCCGGATCTGCCCATCGTGGTCATCACAGGCTATCCAGATAGTGAAATCCTGAGTCGCATTCTTTCTCATGGACCCGTGACTGTCATCAAGAAGCCGATCGAGTATGATCAGCTTAACAAGGCTGTGAAGCAGCTCGGTCATAAAGGAGCTGAGGTTTAA
- the map gene encoding type I methionyl aminopeptidase, whose protein sequence is MGLLSSSKIPIRHGVQQQGIREACQMARDILLKTAAQAHVGVTTGEVDRFAAAEMKARGCKSAFLGYRKFPGHICISINEEVVHGIGGPRVIQDGDIVKIDVGIEYNGWIGDNALTVPMGNVAKETLHLLAATEESLHAAIRHARDGWMLGDLCASVEEHVIQYGYTVVREFVGHGVGRKLHEEPQIPNYGTKGDRPRLKSGMTLAIEPMINMGTGKTRVLSDNWTAITQDRKPSAHFEHVVLVTDKEPEILTFRKRMFPKGVNDLTPLPVSELF, encoded by the coding sequence ATGGGACTCCTCAGCAGTAGCAAAATTCCGATCCGCCACGGCGTTCAGCAACAGGGGATTCGCGAAGCCTGTCAAATGGCCCGTGATATCCTTTTGAAGACGGCAGCTCAGGCTCATGTCGGTGTGACCACTGGAGAAGTGGATCGGTTTGCGGCTGCTGAGATGAAAGCCCGTGGATGTAAAAGTGCCTTTCTAGGCTACAGGAAGTTTCCTGGGCACATTTGTATCTCGATCAATGAGGAGGTGGTTCATGGCATCGGTGGGCCACGTGTCATTCAAGATGGCGATATTGTGAAAATCGATGTCGGGATTGAATACAATGGCTGGATTGGTGATAACGCTCTCACCGTTCCTATGGGTAATGTTGCCAAAGAAACGTTGCATCTGTTAGCGGCCACGGAGGAGTCTTTGCATGCAGCTATCAGGCACGCACGTGATGGTTGGATGCTAGGTGACCTTTGCGCTTCGGTTGAGGAGCACGTGATTCAGTATGGTTACACGGTTGTCCGTGAGTTTGTGGGTCATGGTGTTGGGCGGAAGCTTCATGAAGAGCCCCAAATCCCGAATTACGGAACGAAAGGGGATCGTCCCCGTCTGAAATCCGGGATGACGTTGGCTATCGAACCTATGATCAATATGGGAACGGGCAAAACACGAGTCCTTTCCGATAATTGGACAGCGATTACTCAGGATCGTAAACCGAGTGCTCATTTCGAGCATGTTGTTTTGGTGACAGATAAAGAGCCTGAGATCCTGACATTCCGCAAGCGCATGTTCCCAAAGGGAGTCAATGATTTGACACCCTTACCTGTGAGTGAGTTGTTCTGA
- the secY gene encoding preprotein translocase subunit SecY → MISAFANSFKVPDLRSRILFTLAMIVIVRIGASITLPGVDVTVLDEWIKTRTADAGSGAAQVAALLNVFSGGGLQNCAIFALGIMPYISASIMLQLLTAVVPRLSKMAREDGGRQKITQYTRIATIVLCLFQGYLLAQSLQNPGQNIFLGGLNETIERLQRPLVPDFGFWSFVFPSVITITAGTMLMMWLGEMITDRGIGNGVSLLICVNIVSDLPGAMVQVWQTYVGNVDGDMSKPATLVLLLAFMILVIAGVIALTQATRRIVIQYAKRVVGRKVYGGQTQYLPLKINYSGVMPIIFAQAILLFPSSIIASMFPDVGWVQRFSQAIASGWIYYGLSAALIFFFSYFWVATMFQPTQISEDLKKSGGYIPGIRPGKPTADFLDFTMSRLTFAGAIFLTALYVMPGVISALLGIAPQTAQFFGGTSLLILVGVVLDVMRQIETHLLKSHYDGFLKKGRIRGRFDRMQQTGEVANPTTVAVLWTGIALITLLGVAWLIYNKGM, encoded by the coding sequence ATGATTTCTGCTTTTGCTAACAGCTTCAAAGTCCCAGACCTGCGTTCCCGAATTCTGTTCACGCTGGCGATGATCGTCATCGTCCGCATCGGTGCTTCTATCACCCTTCCAGGGGTAGATGTCACTGTGCTGGATGAGTGGATCAAAACTCGCACAGCGGACGCCGGTTCAGGTGCTGCTCAAGTGGCTGCGTTGCTGAATGTGTTCAGTGGCGGTGGCCTGCAAAACTGTGCCATCTTTGCTCTGGGCATTATGCCCTACATCAGCGCATCAATCATGTTACAGCTCCTTACTGCTGTGGTGCCACGTTTGAGTAAGATGGCTCGAGAAGATGGTGGACGGCAGAAGATCACACAATATACGCGAATCGCGACGATCGTGCTTTGCCTTTTCCAGGGTTATTTGCTGGCGCAGTCATTGCAAAATCCAGGTCAAAATATTTTCTTGGGCGGGCTGAATGAGACGATTGAGCGTCTTCAGCGTCCTTTGGTTCCTGACTTTGGCTTTTGGAGCTTTGTGTTTCCTTCAGTGATCACGATTACAGCAGGAACGATGTTGATGATGTGGTTGGGAGAAATGATCACCGACCGGGGGATTGGTAACGGAGTCTCTTTGCTGATCTGTGTGAACATCGTCTCGGATCTTCCTGGTGCGATGGTGCAGGTGTGGCAGACCTACGTAGGTAACGTGGATGGTGACATGAGTAAGCCCGCTACCTTGGTGCTCCTCCTGGCGTTTATGATCCTGGTGATCGCTGGTGTGATTGCGCTGACCCAGGCGACGCGTAGAATCGTCATTCAGTACGCTAAGCGCGTGGTGGGCCGCAAGGTCTATGGTGGTCAGACTCAGTATCTGCCTCTGAAGATCAATTATTCTGGTGTGATGCCGATTATTTTCGCCCAGGCAATCTTGCTTTTCCCATCTTCCATCATCGCTTCGATGTTCCCTGATGTGGGTTGGGTGCAGCGCTTTTCTCAGGCGATTGCTTCCGGCTGGATCTATTATGGTCTTTCTGCAGCTCTGATTTTCTTCTTTAGTTATTTCTGGGTAGCGACCATGTTCCAGCCAACCCAGATCTCTGAAGATCTCAAGAAGAGTGGCGGTTACATCCCTGGCATTCGTCCAGGTAAGCCGACGGCTGATTTCTTGGATTTCACGATGAGCCGCCTGACTTTTGCGGGGGCCATCTTCCTGACGGCTCTTTATGTCATGCCTGGTGTCATTAGTGCCTTGCTGGGCATCGCACCTCAGACGGCGCAGTTTTTCGGTGGCACCAGCCTTCTCATTTTGGTGGGTGTTGTCCTGGACGTGATGCGTCAGATCGAAACTCACTTGCTCAAGAGCCACTATGATGGCTTCCTGAAGAAGGGTCGTATTCGTGGCCGCTTTGATCGGATGCAGCAGACTGGTGAAGTGGCCAACCCGACCACCGTTGCCGTTCTTTGGACCGGTATCGCCCTGATCACTCTTTTGGGAGTGGCTTGGCTGATCTACAACAAAGGCATGTGA
- the rplO gene encoding 50S ribosomal protein L15 has protein sequence MQLQDVKPRPGAKKRRKRIGCGESSGHGKTSCKGHKGQKARAGAGIRPGFEGGQMPLHRRLPKKGFSNAQFRDVYEVVNVSALNAFEDGTVINEVLLRESNIVNRNCDAIKILGSGDLSRKLTIEIKNVSASAREKIEKAGGSVAA, from the coding sequence ATGCAACTCCAAGACGTCAAACCTCGCCCAGGGGCGAAAAAGCGCCGCAAGCGTATCGGGTGCGGTGAAAGCTCCGGCCACGGCAAGACTTCCTGTAAAGGACACAAGGGTCAAAAAGCCCGTGCAGGTGCCGGTATCCGTCCAGGCTTCGAAGGTGGCCAGATGCCTCTTCACCGTCGTCTCCCCAAAAAGGGTTTCAGCAATGCTCAGTTCCGCGATGTCTATGAAGTCGTGAACGTGAGTGCTTTGAATGCCTTCGAAGACGGCACGGTGATCAATGAAGTTCTGCTTCGTGAGAGCAACATTGTTAACCGTAACTGCGATGCGATTAAGATCCTGGGTTCTGGTGACCTCAGCCGCAAGCTGACCATCGAAATCAAGAATGTCAGCGCCTCGGCCCGCGAGAAGATCGAGAAGGCTGGCGGCTCAGTCGCAGCTTGA
- the rpsE gene encoding 30S ribosomal protein S5, whose amino-acid sequence MAAATFSPANGESSGDSRPDSIEKVVHINRCAKVVKGGRRFSFSALVVAGDQQGKVGWGFGKANEVADAIKKATEASRKNMNRVHLNNNTIPHEVIGEHGGGCIMLKPATPGTGIIAGGGARAVLEAAGVKDVIGKSLGSSNHANVVKATLAALGALRPKDEILRARGKEIKEKKAL is encoded by the coding sequence ATGGCAGCAGCTACATTCAGTCCCGCTAACGGCGAATCCTCTGGCGATTCCCGCCCGGACTCCATTGAAAAAGTGGTGCACATCAATCGATGCGCCAAGGTCGTTAAAGGTGGTCGTCGTTTCAGTTTCTCCGCACTTGTCGTCGCTGGTGACCAGCAGGGCAAAGTGGGTTGGGGTTTTGGTAAAGCTAACGAAGTCGCAGATGCGATCAAGAAGGCGACTGAAGCTTCCCGCAAGAATATGAATCGCGTTCACCTGAATAATAACACGATCCCTCATGAAGTGATCGGTGAACACGGTGGTGGTTGCATCATGCTTAAGCCTGCAACTCCTGGTACTGGCATCATTGCTGGTGGTGGAGCCCGCGCTGTGCTGGAAGCCGCTGGTGTGAAAGACGTGATCGGCAAGTCGCTAGGTTCCAGCAATCACGCCAACGTTGTCAAGGCCACCCTGGCTGCTCTCGGCGCCCTGCGTCCGAAAGACGAAATCCTGCGTGCTCGCGGTAAAGAGATCAAAGAGAAGAAAGCTCTGTAA
- the rplR gene encoding 50S ribosomal protein L18, which translates to MAAKNRKLTRSRIHARIRKTLSGTPQRPRLAVYFSNSNVYAQLIDDVAGKTLVSASTKEKGFGESRANSVTAAKVGQTVAERALAANITAVVFDRGGFTYHGKVKALADAAREKGLKF; encoded by the coding sequence ATGGCAGCGAAGAACCGCAAACTTACCCGCTCGCGTATCCACGCGCGCATCCGCAAGACCCTCAGTGGCACTCCTCAGCGTCCACGTTTGGCAGTTTATTTTTCGAACTCCAACGTGTATGCTCAGCTGATTGACGACGTGGCAGGCAAGACCCTAGTGTCTGCTTCCACGAAGGAAAAAGGCTTTGGCGAAAGCCGCGCTAACAGCGTCACCGCCGCTAAGGTGGGGCAGACTGTGGCTGAGCGTGCTTTGGCAGCTAATATCACAGCCGTGGTTTTCGATCGCGGTGGCTTCACCTACCACGGCAAAGTGAAAGCGCTTGCCGACGCCGCCCGCGAAAAAGGTTTGAAATTCTAA
- the rplF gene encoding 50S ribosomal protein L6 — translation MSRVGKQPISLPDKVTVQISATGGVVVEGPKGKLTWTLPEGVTVTNEGKELSVTRSSEDRTVRAMHGTSQRLISNMIEGVSKGYTKNLEIHGVGFRAAVKGNVIDLNLGQSHPRLHPIPAGVKVTVADNTKIAIEGIDKQVVGQLAADIRAYYPPEPYKAKGVRYAGEQIRRKAGKSVK, via the coding sequence ATGTCACGAGTCGGTAAACAACCCATTTCTCTCCCGGACAAGGTCACCGTGCAGATCAGCGCCACTGGTGGCGTGGTCGTCGAAGGACCCAAGGGCAAACTCACCTGGACGCTCCCTGAGGGCGTTACAGTGACTAACGAAGGCAAAGAGCTTTCTGTCACACGTTCTAGCGAAGACCGCACAGTTCGCGCAATGCATGGCACCAGCCAGCGTTTGATCAGCAACATGATCGAAGGCGTAAGCAAGGGATACACAAAGAACCTTGAAATTCACGGCGTCGGTTTCCGCGCTGCGGTGAAGGGTAATGTGATTGACCTGAACTTGGGCCAGTCGCATCCGCGTCTCCATCCGATCCCAGCAGGTGTGAAAGTCACTGTGGCAGATAACACCAAGATCGCGATCGAAGGTATTGACAAGCAGGTCGTCGGGCAGCTCGCCGCTGATATCCGCGCCTATTACCCACCAGAGCCTTACAAGGCCAAAGGGGTTCGTTATGCAGGCGAGCAAATCCGCCGGAAGGCAGGCAAGAGTGTGAAGTAA
- the rpsH gene encoding 30S ribosomal protein S8: protein MTDPISDFLTRIRNAASAGQQEVFVPFSKMKAELSRILQEEGYIWSYEVDTKETHPRLKLKLKYQGKSPVIRSLTRISKPGLRKYVGSTEIPRVLGGLGISILSTSRGIMTGARAKKAKVGGELLAQIW from the coding sequence ATGACTGACCCGATTTCCGATTTCCTTACCCGCATCCGCAATGCAGCCTCTGCTGGCCAGCAGGAAGTGTTCGTGCCCTTCTCTAAAATGAAGGCTGAGCTTTCCCGTATCTTGCAAGAAGAAGGCTACATCTGGAGCTACGAAGTGGATACGAAGGAGACCCATCCTCGTCTCAAACTGAAACTCAAGTACCAGGGCAAGTCCCCGGTCATCCGCAGCCTGACTCGTATCAGCAAGCCTGGTCTGCGTAAATATGTTGGCTCCACCGAGATCCCTCGCGTGCTCGGCGGCCTTGGCATCTCTATCCTGTCCACATCCCGCGGCATCATGACTGGTGCCCGTGCGAAGAAAGCCAAAGTGGGCGGCGAACTTCTGGCGCAAATCTGGTAA
- the rplE gene encoding 50S ribosomal protein L5 — translation MEPLLQKLYKDTVRDALKAQLALENVHQVPKLEKIVINCSVGSQGERKQAIEDAVNEVTLITGQKPVITLSKKAIANFKLREGEAVGVKVTLRGTRMYDFLMRLVKTAVPRIRDFRGVAPKAFDGRGNYTLGISDQSIFPEIELDKVKRTLGFDITFVTSTNSDDHARELLRALGMPFRGKTAQAKPGESAEAAA, via the coding sequence ATGGAACCCCTGCTGCAAAAGCTCTATAAAGATACCGTTCGCGATGCGCTCAAAGCGCAGCTCGCTCTCGAAAACGTTCATCAAGTCCCTAAGCTTGAGAAGATTGTCATCAACTGCTCCGTTGGCTCCCAAGGTGAGCGCAAGCAGGCGATTGAAGATGCTGTTAACGAAGTGACTTTGATCACCGGTCAGAAGCCTGTCATTACTCTCTCGAAAAAGGCCATCGCCAACTTCAAATTGCGTGAAGGTGAGGCTGTCGGTGTGAAGGTGACTCTTCGTGGCACTCGCATGTATGACTTTTTGATGCGTTTGGTCAAGACAGCTGTGCCACGTATTCGTGACTTTCGCGGTGTTGCTCCAAAAGCTTTTGATGGCCGTGGCAATTACACTTTGGGCATCAGTGACCAGTCCATTTTCCCAGAGATCGAGCTCGACAAAGTCAAGCGCACCCTGGGTTTCGATATCACTTTCGTGACCTCGACCAATAGCGATGATCATGCGCGTGAATTGCTGCGCGCTCTCGGCATGCCTTTCCGTGGCAAAACCGCTCAGGCCAAGCCTGGTGAGTCCGCCGAAGCCGCCGCTTAA
- the rplX gene encoding 50S ribosomal protein L24 has translation MSQIKTHVKKGDTVVVTSGAHKGAQGTIIEVQTAKNRVLVEGVRMIKKTVKPSQERPNGGIIEQEGPIHISNVKLAETKAKTTKKTVAKKK, from the coding sequence ATGAGCCAGATCAAGACCCACGTCAAAAAAGGCGACACTGTCGTCGTCACCTCCGGTGCCCATAAAGGTGCACAGGGCACCATCATCGAAGTGCAAACCGCTAAGAACCGTGTTCTTGTTGAAGGTGTACGCATGATTAAGAAGACTGTAAAGCCTTCTCAGGAGCGCCCAAACGGTGGTATTATCGAGCAAGAAGGCCCGATTCACATCTCCAACGTCAAACTTGCTGAAACAAAAGCAAAAACGACGAAGAAGACAGTTGCGAAGAAGAAGTAA
- the rplN gene encoding 50S ribosomal protein L14, whose translation MLQMESSIPVADNTGARVAKMIGVLGKKNTRFAYVGDIITAHVRESTPTASVKKGEVVRAVVVRTAHPIRRNDGSILRFDRNAIVIIDKDNNPKGTRIFGPVARELRDKNFMKIVSLAPEVL comes from the coding sequence ATGTTGCAAATGGAGTCGTCAATTCCGGTGGCCGATAACACCGGTGCCCGAGTCGCCAAAATGATCGGCGTGCTCGGCAAGAAGAATACCCGTTTCGCTTACGTCGGTGATATCATCACTGCACACGTTCGTGAATCCACCCCGACCGCCAGCGTTAAAAAGGGCGAAGTCGTCCGCGCTGTGGTCGTGCGCACCGCTCACCCAATCCGCCGCAATGATGGCTCGATCCTCCGCTTCGACCGGAACGCAATCGTTATCATTGACAAAGACAACAATCCTAAAGGAACTCGCATCTTCGGTCCTGTAGCTCGTGAGCTGCGCGACAAAAACTTCATGAAGATCGTCTCCCTTGCCCCTGAAGTGCTATGA
- the rpsQ gene encoding 30S ribosomal protein S17 codes for MSEATTAEAQPIKAPVRKERVGMVVSDKMNKTIVVEVERRVPHPRFKKIIRKTSKFYAHDESEQAKVGDKVLIVECRPLSKLKRWNLVEVQKH; via the coding sequence ATGAGTGAGGCTACAACCGCAGAAGCGCAACCTATCAAAGCCCCCGTCCGCAAGGAACGTGTTGGCATGGTGGTTTCCGACAAGATGAACAAGACCATTGTGGTCGAGGTGGAGCGCCGCGTGCCACACCCACGTTTCAAGAAAATCATTCGCAAAACTTCCAAGTTCTATGCGCATGATGAAAGTGAACAGGCGAAAGTGGGTGACAAAGTGCTCATCGTCGAATGCCGCCCGCTGAGCAAGCTTAAGCGCTGGAACCTGGTCGAAGTGCAGAAGCACTAA
- the rpmC gene encoding 50S ribosomal protein L29: MKIKELRELSVEELNARRRELRQEMLNLRLQQQSGQLENPSRLKVLRREVARIETVITDRAHAVANKAA; the protein is encoded by the coding sequence ATGAAGATCAAAGAACTCCGTGAACTGTCTGTCGAAGAGCTCAACGCCCGTCGTCGTGAGCTGCGCCAGGAAATGCTGAACCTTCGTCTGCAACAGCAGAGCGGCCAGCTTGAAAACCCATCCCGCCTGAAAGTCCTTCGTCGTGAAGTGGCTCGCATTGAGACCGTCATCACGGATCGTGCTCATGCCGTCGCCAACAAGGCAGCTTAA
- the rplP gene encoding 50S ribosomal protein L16, which yields MALLPSRVKHRKTQRGSRSGTASRGNKLDFGEFGLQTLDRGWIKNNQIEACRVAINRFLKRKGKVFIRIFPHKPVTARPPETRMGKGKGSPEFWVAVVLPGHMLFEISGVNEATAREASRLAANKLGLRTRFVSRAASI from the coding sequence ATGGCCCTTCTTCCAAGTCGTGTAAAACATCGCAAGACCCAGCGTGGTAGCCGCTCTGGCACCGCATCCCGTGGCAACAAACTCGACTTCGGTGAGTTTGGATTGCAGACACTGGATCGTGGCTGGATCAAAAACAATCAGATCGAAGCTTGCCGTGTTGCGATCAACCGTTTCCTCAAGCGTAAAGGCAAGGTGTTTATCCGCATTTTCCCTCACAAGCCAGTCACAGCCCGTCCACCTGAAACCCGAATGGGTAAAGGTAAAGGTTCTCCTGAATTTTGGGTGGCTGTGGTGCTTCCTGGTCACATGCTCTTTGAAATCTCCGGTGTGAACGAGGCTACTGCCCGTGAAGCCAGCCGTCTCGCGGCTAATAAACTTGGCCTGCGCACACGCTTCGTGAGCCGTGCCGCTTCCATCTAA
- the rpsC gene encoding 30S ribosomal protein S3 — protein MGQKVNPIGFRLAVSKDWRSKWYAPEKEYADALHSDLAIRKYLKEKLMQAALSKIIIERAWNQVRVTLHTARPGLVIGRKGQEIEVMSQKVSEMCGGKQVKIDIFEIKQPELDAQLIAESVAVQLERRISFRRAMKRAVQTAMDMGGEGIRIRVAGRLGGADIARAEQYRQGKVPLQTLRIPIDYGFTEARTVYGIIGVKVWMNRGNAPENTTPRNDRRRERGDRGGDRNSGGGGAGGIGRRGGERSGPPRYQQGGQSSYQQSQAPAPQPEAAPAAAQ, from the coding sequence ATGGGACAGAAAGTTAATCCAATCGGCTTCCGCCTCGCGGTCTCTAAAGACTGGCGCTCTAAGTGGTACGCTCCTGAGAAAGAATACGCTGATGCTCTGCACAGCGACCTTGCTATCCGCAAGTACCTCAAGGAAAAGCTCATGCAGGCAGCCTTGTCGAAGATCATCATTGAACGCGCCTGGAACCAGGTCCGCGTGACTCTTCACACAGCCCGCCCAGGTCTTGTGATCGGCCGTAAAGGCCAGGAGATCGAAGTGATGAGCCAGAAGGTCTCTGAAATGTGTGGTGGCAAGCAGGTGAAGATTGACATCTTCGAAATCAAGCAGCCAGAACTTGATGCTCAGCTTATTGCTGAAAGCGTTGCTGTTCAGCTTGAACGCCGTATTTCTTTCCGCCGTGCAATGAAGCGTGCTGTGCAGACCGCTATGGATATGGGTGGCGAAGGCATTCGTATCCGTGTTGCCGGACGTCTCGGTGGTGCTGACATTGCTCGCGCTGAGCAGTATCGCCAGGGTAAGGTACCTCTTCAGACGCTGCGTATCCCGATTGATTATGGCTTCACTGAAGCTCGCACGGTTTACGGTATCATCGGAGTTAAAGTTTGGATGAATCGTGGCAACGCTCCTGAAAACACCACACCTCGCAACGACCGCCGCCGTGAGCGTGGTGATCGTGGTGGTGACCGCAACAGCGGTGGTGGTGGCGCCGGCGGCATCGGACGCCGCGGTGGTGAGCGCTCCGGCCCCCCACGTTATCAACAGGGAGGCCAGTCCTCCTACCAGCAGTCCCAGGCTCCAGCTCCTCAGCCAGAAGCCGCTCCTGCCGCAGCTCAGTAA